A window from Exiguobacterium marinum DSM 16307 encodes these proteins:
- a CDS encoding DNA translocase FtsK, whose amino-acid sequence MAQKTRKTPVKRKRPATRNTRKRKKQPIAPRTYGWGIFVLSIVAFVFAFFNLGWIGQQLSELSEYIFGGWGALTYLMVAVILWVVLNSMRPMERAGLLNMTASLLLFGDLLWGEERGRVNGALYDLNQYLFSDFGLVFLGVVFFVVGVSLYVPTVWGKLYHRMSESVVAVKKEWQARPKTEKKQASNRTRTAQQNQKVLHTERELASESESDTVTMNDIPIVGFSEKVVAEKKDAETETPQSTETDASSTTEEMMMTAAQDVSDTYELPPFSNLKEPVITDLSGENARLKENAAKLVKTLKSFGVGVKVLKIHLGPTVTKYELQPDIGVKVSRITSLSDDLALALAAKDIRIEAPIPGKAAIGIEVPNQEVAPVCLREVLEADPVKQDDSKLLVALGRSISGETVGISLNKMPHLLVAGSTGSGKSVCINGMIVSLLMRSRPDEVRLMMIDPKMVELNVYNGVPHLLTPVVTDPKKAAQALKQVVAEMERRYELFSRYGVRNIEGYNELVNQSDDEDAKRLPFIVVIVDELADLMMVASNDVEDAIMRLAQMARAAGIHMVLATQRPSVDVITGVIKANIPSRIAFAVSSQTDSRTILDGGGAEKLLGRGDMLMLANGMNKPVRIQGAFVSDQEVEMVVNHVIAQQRAQYVEAMMPKEEEVTTIDSDDSLFGEVVQFIVTQETASTSMIQRRFRIGYNRAARLIDSLEEAGYVGPSEGSKPRKVFIQEREE is encoded by the coding sequence GTGGCACAAAAAACAAGAAAGACTCCCGTGAAGCGTAAGCGACCTGCGACACGAAATACGAGAAAACGAAAAAAACAACCGATTGCGCCACGTACATACGGATGGGGGATTTTTGTTCTCTCCATCGTTGCATTCGTATTTGCCTTCTTTAATTTAGGCTGGATTGGTCAACAGTTGTCCGAGCTGTCCGAATATATTTTTGGTGGTTGGGGTGCGCTTACTTATTTGATGGTAGCCGTCATCTTATGGGTCGTGCTCAATTCAATGAGACCGATGGAACGAGCAGGTTTACTCAATATGACCGCCTCACTCTTGTTGTTCGGTGACTTATTGTGGGGAGAAGAGCGTGGTAGAGTCAATGGTGCTTTATATGATTTAAATCAGTATTTGTTTTCTGATTTTGGTCTCGTCTTTTTAGGCGTCGTGTTCTTCGTTGTCGGAGTATCTCTGTATGTGCCGACAGTTTGGGGCAAGCTGTACCATCGAATGAGTGAATCCGTTGTAGCTGTGAAGAAAGAATGGCAAGCACGACCAAAAACTGAGAAGAAGCAAGCTTCGAATCGAACACGTACTGCACAACAAAATCAAAAGGTGTTACATACGGAAAGAGAGTTAGCATCTGAATCAGAGTCAGACACGGTCACGATGAATGACATCCCGATTGTTGGGTTTAGCGAGAAAGTTGTGGCAGAAAAGAAAGATGCTGAAACGGAAACACCCCAATCTACGGAAACTGATGCATCCAGCACGACAGAAGAGATGATGATGACTGCAGCTCAAGATGTCTCAGATACTTATGAACTCCCTCCTTTTTCAAACTTAAAGGAGCCGGTAATCACTGATTTATCGGGAGAAAATGCGCGCTTGAAAGAGAATGCGGCAAAACTCGTGAAAACACTAAAGTCATTTGGTGTCGGAGTCAAAGTGTTAAAGATTCATCTCGGACCAACCGTTACGAAATATGAGTTACAACCAGATATTGGTGTGAAAGTAAGTCGAATCACCTCGTTAAGTGATGATTTAGCACTTGCACTTGCTGCTAAAGATATCCGAATTGAGGCACCGATCCCAGGGAAGGCGGCCATCGGTATTGAAGTACCGAACCAGGAAGTCGCTCCGGTGTGCTTACGAGAAGTGCTTGAAGCAGATCCAGTCAAACAAGACGATTCAAAATTGCTCGTCGCTCTTGGTCGTAGTATCAGTGGGGAGACCGTCGGAATCTCACTTAACAAAATGCCGCATTTGCTCGTCGCGGGATCAACAGGTTCAGGAAAATCAGTTTGTATCAACGGCATGATCGTATCCTTGTTGATGCGTTCTCGACCTGATGAGGTCCGGCTCATGATGATTGACCCGAAAATGGTCGAATTGAATGTATATAACGGTGTTCCTCACTTATTGACTCCGGTTGTCACAGACCCGAAGAAAGCCGCTCAGGCACTAAAACAGGTAGTTGCCGAGATGGAACGACGTTATGAACTATTCAGTCGATACGGGGTACGCAACATTGAAGGGTATAATGAACTCGTCAATCAATCAGACGATGAAGATGCGAAACGTCTACCGTTCATCGTCGTTATCGTCGATGAACTAGCAGACCTGATGATGGTCGCATCAAATGATGTCGAAGATGCGATTATGCGACTTGCGCAAATGGCTAGGGCTGCAGGTATTCATATGGTTCTCGCTACTCAGCGCCCATCGGTTGACGTAATCACTGGGGTCATCAAGGCGAATATCCCATCACGGATTGCATTTGCGGTCTCTTCTCAAACCGATTCGCGAACTATTCTTGACGGAGGGGGAGCAGAGAAATTGCTCGGACGTGGGGATATGCTGATGCTTGCGAACGGTATGAATAAACCTGTCCGTATTCAGGGAGCGTTCGTCTCCGACCAAGAAGTCGAGATGGTCGTCAATCATGTCATCGCACAGCAACGAGCGCAGTATGTGGAAGCGATGATGCCGAAAGAGGAAGAAGTGACGACAATCGACTCGGATGATTCATTGTTCGGAGAAGTCGTTCAATTCATCGTTACTCAGGAAACGGCATCGACATCGATGATTCAGCGAAGATTTCGAATCGGGTATAATCGGGCTGCCCGATTGATCGATTCGCTTGAAGAAGCCGGTTACGTGGGGCCGTCAGAAGGTTCGAAACCTCGAAAAGTGTTCATTCAAGAACGAGAAGAATAA
- a CDS encoding ribonuclease J: MSKKKTENISVFALGGVGEIGKNMYVVELDDDIFVIDAGLMFPGDEMLGIDIVIPDITYLKENKDRVRAIFITHGHEDHIGGLSYVLRDLKHVPVYGTKLTLGLIELKLKEAGLLKEVDLRMIDAKTKLTIADHFITFFRVNHSIPDCVGVCIQTSQGAIVHTGDFKFDYTPVDGKQSDFNKLAAIGQRGVLALLSDSTNAERPGQTGSESLVGAELNDVIYQAEGRVIVASFASNVHRLQQVFAAAEANDRKVAVVGRSMVNIVEVAQKLNYLRFKAKTLVELSQVNRLPDNKVVILTTGSQGEPMAALTRMARNAHKQVNIRLNDTVVIAATPIPGNEKSVSKTIDLLFRSGANVIYNQRKVHVSGHGSAEELKLMLNLVKPKYFLPIHGEYRMQMAHSKLAEQVGVKSNNIFIVEKGDVVEFTGRKARMSRKVPAGNVLIDGIGVGDVGNIVLRDRRLLSQDGVVLCVVTLNRKQKKLISGPELISRGFVYMRESEEMISEANRIVTKQIEKSLQAGSDWTELKSNIRERLSVFLFEQTKRRPMILPIIMEI; this comes from the coding sequence GTGTCTAAAAAGAAGACAGAGAATATTAGCGTCTTTGCGCTTGGAGGCGTAGGCGAAATCGGGAAGAACATGTACGTCGTGGAGCTAGACGACGACATCTTCGTCATCGATGCCGGACTCATGTTTCCAGGCGATGAGATGCTTGGGATTGACATTGTCATCCCAGACATCACCTATTTAAAAGAAAACAAAGATCGCGTACGAGCAATTTTCATCACACACGGTCACGAAGACCATATCGGTGGACTCAGCTACGTGCTACGCGATTTGAAGCACGTTCCGGTATACGGAACGAAGTTAACTCTTGGGTTGATTGAATTGAAATTAAAAGAGGCTGGTTTGTTAAAAGAAGTCGACCTTCGCATGATTGACGCCAAAACGAAATTGACTATCGCTGATCATTTCATCACATTCTTCCGCGTCAATCACTCGATTCCCGACTGTGTCGGTGTTTGTATTCAAACATCTCAAGGTGCAATCGTCCATACCGGAGATTTTAAGTTTGATTATACACCGGTCGACGGTAAGCAATCCGACTTTAACAAGTTAGCGGCGATTGGACAACGTGGGGTTCTCGCTCTACTTTCAGATTCGACAAATGCAGAGCGACCGGGACAAACTGGTTCTGAATCGCTCGTCGGTGCTGAATTGAACGACGTCATCTATCAAGCCGAAGGCCGTGTCATCGTGGCATCGTTCGCATCGAACGTCCATCGCTTGCAACAAGTATTCGCGGCAGCGGAAGCAAATGACCGTAAAGTGGCGGTTGTAGGTCGTAGTATGGTCAATATCGTCGAAGTTGCTCAAAAATTAAACTACCTTCGTTTCAAGGCGAAGACACTCGTCGAATTGTCGCAAGTGAATCGACTGCCGGATAATAAAGTCGTCATTTTAACAACGGGATCTCAAGGAGAGCCAATGGCAGCATTGACTCGTATGGCACGTAATGCGCACAAACAAGTCAACATTCGTTTGAACGATACGGTTGTCATTGCCGCTACTCCGATTCCCGGGAATGAGAAGTCAGTTTCGAAGACGATTGATTTATTATTCCGCTCTGGTGCGAACGTCATTTATAACCAACGTAAAGTTCACGTATCAGGGCACGGTTCGGCAGAAGAGTTGAAGTTGATGCTCAACCTCGTCAAACCGAAATACTTCTTACCGATTCACGGTGAATATCGTATGCAAATGGCGCACTCAAAACTTGCTGAACAAGTAGGTGTAAAATCAAACAATATCTTCATCGTTGAAAAAGGTGATGTCGTTGAGTTTACAGGTCGAAAAGCCCGGATGAGCCGAAAAGTTCCTGCTGGTAATGTCTTGATTGACGGAATCGGCGTCGGCGATGTCGGAAACATCGTTCTTCGTGATCGTCGATTATTGTCACAAGATGGAGTTGTCCTTTGTGTCGTCACATTGAATCGAAAACAGAAGAAATTGATTTCAGGACCTGAACTCATCTCACGTGGATTCGTGTATATGCGAGAGTCGGAAGAGATGATTTCAGAGGCAAACCGTATTGTCACGAAACAGATTGAAAAGAGTCTGCAAGCTGGCAGTGACTGGACCGAATTGAAATCAAATATCCGCGAGCGACTAAGCGTCTTCTTGTTTGAACAGACGAAACGTCGTCCGATGATCTTGCCGATCATCATGGAGATTTAA
- a CDS encoding M15 family metallopeptidase, with product MRWTGVLSLAMVAFLIGITLAYFYMQPEPVPWVDEPTFEADMCVRNKEAEDAVLARTKIEFDRLHPQVVNRGVSFIRLAQSCLDLEVRLTSGYRSAKEQNALYAQGRSEPGQVVTNAKAGQSYHNYGLAIDFVIIHNNKVDYDLNTDRNRNDVPDWQELGELGKALGFEWGGDWNSFPDYPHLQMDFGLSIRQLIAGKRPDKEAVVPIADALKPLLD from the coding sequence ATGAGATGGACAGGTGTGTTATCACTTGCGATGGTCGCCTTCTTGATTGGAATTACGCTAGCTTATTTTTATATGCAACCTGAACCGGTACCATGGGTGGACGAACCTACGTTTGAGGCGGATATGTGTGTGCGGAACAAAGAGGCGGAGGACGCCGTGTTAGCGAGGACAAAGATTGAATTTGACCGTTTACATCCACAAGTCGTGAATCGAGGAGTCTCGTTCATACGATTAGCGCAATCTTGTCTAGACCTTGAAGTACGACTCACATCAGGATATCGCTCGGCGAAGGAACAAAATGCTTTGTATGCACAAGGTCGGTCTGAACCAGGACAAGTTGTGACGAATGCCAAAGCGGGTCAAAGTTATCATAACTATGGACTTGCGATTGATTTCGTCATTATCCATAACAACAAGGTGGACTATGATTTGAACACTGACCGCAATCGAAATGATGTACCGGATTGGCAAGAACTCGGGGAATTAGGGAAGGCGCTTGGCTTCGAATGGGGCGGTGACTGGAACTCATTTCCGGACTATCCTCACCTCCAAATGGACTTTGGCTTGTCAATCCGACAACTTATCGCAGGGAAACGACCTGACAAAGAAGCGGTTGTACCGATTGCCGATGCACTAAAGCCTCTATTAGATTGA
- a CDS encoding lipid II:glycine glycyltransferase FemX — protein MAVQSITLTEKEHDDFVKTHDRGDLLQLSSWGDVKRQNGWTSERIAVARDGATTGAALLLFKRVPKLPFTLCYAPRGFVVDYDDLASLQALVNEAKRVATAHKAIVIKIDPNIDRDEMPGLLTEMDAIGFKHKGYGGGFDYAQPRFTMETDLRPSEKDIFAKFHHKFRYNVRLAEKKGIVCTEVDRDGLKTFANLMKVTGERDGFATRGLDYFENLYDCLQPNDARLFLTKLEPKIALEQQQATLEKAKKELSKIERGLEKETLEKKRTSLLNRKEQTEAQIQKAEQALPELVELDQTYPNGIVLSGGLLTLAGRRSYYLYGASSNEFREFMPNHLMQWTMMKAAKESGAERYDFGGVSGSTDPNDEYAGLYAFKSGWGSDMIEKVGEFDLVLNRPFYMALEKGLPILKGLRKRLRR, from the coding sequence ATGGCAGTACAATCAATTACGTTGACAGAAAAAGAACATGACGACTTCGTCAAAACGCATGACCGTGGTGATTTATTGCAACTGTCGAGTTGGGGAGATGTGAAGCGCCAAAATGGATGGACATCAGAGCGCATCGCTGTAGCGCGTGATGGAGCGACGACCGGTGCCGCTCTGCTTTTATTTAAACGTGTTCCAAAATTACCATTTACTTTATGTTATGCACCTCGTGGTTTTGTCGTGGACTATGACGACTTGGCATCTCTTCAAGCACTTGTGAATGAAGCAAAACGTGTTGCGACGGCACATAAAGCCATCGTGATTAAAATTGACCCAAATATTGATCGTGACGAGATGCCTGGTCTATTGACGGAAATGGATGCGATTGGATTTAAACATAAAGGCTATGGTGGCGGATTTGACTATGCACAGCCCCGTTTCACGATGGAAACAGATTTACGTCCAAGCGAGAAAGATATTTTTGCGAAATTCCATCACAAGTTCAGATATAATGTTCGGTTAGCTGAAAAGAAAGGCATTGTCTGTACAGAAGTCGATCGTGATGGACTCAAGACGTTCGCTAATCTGATGAAAGTGACAGGAGAGCGTGATGGTTTCGCCACTCGAGGTCTCGATTATTTTGAAAACCTATACGATTGTCTACAACCGAATGATGCTCGTCTATTTTTAACCAAACTTGAGCCGAAAATTGCGCTTGAACAGCAACAAGCAACACTCGAAAAAGCGAAAAAAGAGTTGAGTAAAATCGAACGGGGGTTAGAGAAGGAGACGCTCGAAAAGAAACGAACGAGCCTTCTTAACCGCAAAGAGCAGACAGAAGCGCAAATTCAAAAAGCCGAACAAGCGTTACCTGAGCTCGTTGAACTAGACCAGACATATCCGAATGGAATCGTCTTGTCGGGTGGGTTATTGACACTTGCAGGACGTCGCTCGTATTACTTATACGGTGCCTCATCCAATGAATTCCGTGAATTCATGCCAAACCACTTGATGCAGTGGACAATGATGAAGGCAGCTAAGGAGAGCGGTGCAGAGCGATATGACTTCGGTGGAGTATCGGGAAGTACTGACCCAAATGATGAATATGCAGGTCTATATGCCTTCAAGTCTGGATGGGGAAGTGACATGATTGAGAAGGTCGGGGAATTTGATCTCGTCTTAAATCGTCCTTTCTATATGGCACTCGAAAAAGGTTTGCCAATCCTTAAAGGATTACGTAAACGGTTAAGAAGATGA
- a CDS encoding UDP-N-acetylmuramoyl-L-alanyl-D-glutamate--2,6-diaminopimelate ligase, with the protein MDRIQVKEGKDLNLTDLVKTIQLINQPNLEGIIVTHVTTDSREVVPGTLFVAIKGYTVDGHEYAAQAVKRGAVAVVSERPLELTVPNLIVRDSSRSVGLLASAFYQYPSEQMRLFGITGTNGKTTTTTILRDVLDVLGHSTGLIGTVEVRINDNIVPSKNTTPQSSELQQLLAQMRDEGVTDVMMEVSSHGLELGRVIGTDFDIVGFTNLTHDHLDFHGTFENYARAKGLLFAQLGQMASRGKVAVLNADDAQSALYETMTGAKVLTYGIDTLADLMASDIEQTLSQTSFVLNYQGIRLPVTVQFIGRFNVYNLLLATGCLLAAGYSLERIAEALETIHPAKGRMQRLDVPGYNVYADYAHTPDGIEQCLKSLVGVPKEKIVFLIGTGGNRDVTKRPAMGEMASTYAGTVIITTDDPRFEAYESITNGIAAGMTHDSYVEIGDREEAVRYAASLAKADNIIVLAGKGHEKYQIIGNEKLPLDEEAIVRATILNTEES; encoded by the coding sequence GTGGATAGGATACAGGTGAAAGAAGGGAAAGACTTGAACTTAACGGATTTAGTGAAGACGATACAACTAATTAATCAACCAAATCTTGAAGGCATCATAGTGACGCATGTGACGACCGATTCGCGAGAAGTAGTTCCGGGAACGTTGTTTGTCGCCATCAAAGGTTATACGGTCGATGGCCATGAATACGCGGCGCAAGCGGTGAAACGAGGAGCGGTAGCGGTTGTCAGTGAACGCCCACTCGAGCTAACGGTTCCAAACTTAATTGTACGTGATAGCTCACGTTCAGTCGGACTACTGGCTTCAGCTTTTTATCAGTATCCCTCTGAACAGATGCGACTGTTCGGGATTACGGGAACTAATGGGAAAACAACGACGACGACGATCTTACGTGATGTTCTTGACGTCCTTGGGCATTCGACCGGATTGATTGGAACTGTCGAAGTACGTATTAATGACAACATTGTTCCAAGTAAAAATACAACACCTCAAAGTTCAGAGCTTCAACAGTTGCTTGCACAAATGCGTGACGAAGGCGTGACTGATGTCATGATGGAAGTGTCATCACACGGTCTTGAGCTTGGTCGTGTCATCGGAACGGATTTTGACATCGTAGGATTCACAAATTTGACGCATGACCACTTGGATTTTCATGGTACGTTCGAAAATTACGCGCGTGCGAAAGGATTGCTTTTTGCACAACTCGGTCAAATGGCTTCACGGGGAAAAGTAGCCGTCTTGAACGCAGACGATGCCCAAAGTGCGCTCTACGAAACGATGACCGGTGCTAAAGTATTGACATATGGAATCGATACACTAGCGGACTTGATGGCATCGGACATTGAACAGACACTCTCTCAGACGAGTTTTGTGTTGAACTACCAAGGCATACGTCTCCCGGTGACCGTACAGTTTATCGGTCGGTTCAACGTATACAATCTGTTGCTTGCGACAGGTTGTCTTCTCGCTGCCGGATATTCGCTTGAGAGAATCGCTGAAGCACTTGAAACGATTCATCCTGCCAAAGGACGAATGCAACGCCTAGACGTCCCGGGTTATAATGTATACGCAGACTATGCGCATACACCAGATGGAATCGAACAGTGTTTGAAGTCCCTCGTTGGCGTACCAAAAGAGAAGATTGTCTTTTTAATTGGGACCGGTGGAAACCGTGATGTCACGAAACGCCCGGCGATGGGTGAGATGGCATCGACCTACGCTGGAACCGTCATCATCACGACAGATGATCCACGCTTCGAAGCGTACGAATCCATCACGAACGGCATCGCGGCTGGAATGACTCATGACAGTTATGTCGAGATTGGTGATCGTGAAGAGGCAGTTCGTTATGCGGCAAGTTTAGCCAAAGCGGATAATATCATCGTATTAGCAGGAAAAGGGCATGAAAAGTATCAGATTATCGGAAATGAAAAGTTGCCGCTCGATGAAGAGGCGATTGTCCGAGCAACCATTTTGAATACGGAGGAATCGTGA
- a CDS encoding M16 family metallopeptidase, translated as MEWMTLENGVRIIIEPIEGSRSTSTGVFIKAGTRTESFENIGISHLIEHMLFKGTKTKNAKEIASFFDELGGSVNAFTSKDHTCFYVKTLDEHAVMALDVLTDMLFESVLDENELEKEKRVVVEEIKMYEDTPEDLVHELLAIAAYRDDLLAQPILGTEESVNRLTRDQLVDYLQERYTAEEIVVSIAGNISNELIDAVKGRFANIPSRESSKQLNQPELFHDTVTKQKETEQAHLCWNYGAISATDERLPHLALMNNAIGATMSSRLFQSIREEEGLAYSIYSYYTTFADHGTFTIYVGTSSDTLKQVEVILERELTRLVEEGLTDEEVDKGKRQLKGSLVLGNESSSARMNRNGRNLLLLDEVEPIEHVIQKVERIEVEEVNALIREVLQQQPAKSYVLPNEG; from the coding sequence ATGGAATGGATGACACTAGAGAACGGTGTACGCATCATCATCGAACCAATCGAGGGTTCGCGCAGCACTTCAACCGGTGTGTTTATTAAAGCCGGCACACGCACGGAATCGTTTGAAAATATCGGCATCAGCCATTTGATTGAGCATATGTTGTTCAAAGGAACGAAAACGAAAAACGCAAAAGAGATTGCTTCTTTTTTCGATGAACTTGGTGGAAGTGTCAACGCCTTCACCTCGAAAGACCATACGTGTTTCTATGTGAAGACGCTCGATGAACATGCGGTCATGGCGCTTGATGTGTTGACGGATATGTTGTTCGAGTCGGTGCTTGACGAAAACGAACTCGAAAAAGAAAAACGTGTCGTCGTGGAAGAAATTAAAATGTACGAAGACACGCCAGAAGATCTCGTGCACGAATTACTGGCTATCGCGGCATATCGGGATGACCTACTCGCCCAACCAATTCTTGGAACGGAGGAGAGTGTCAATCGATTGACACGAGACCAACTCGTTGACTATTTGCAAGAACGCTATACAGCAGAAGAAATTGTCGTCTCGATTGCAGGGAATATATCCAACGAGTTGATTGATGCCGTGAAGGGTAGGTTTGCCAACATCCCTTCTAGGGAATCTTCGAAACAACTCAATCAACCGGAGCTATTCCATGATACCGTGACAAAACAGAAGGAAACAGAACAGGCGCACCTATGTTGGAACTATGGAGCAATTTCAGCGACGGATGAACGGTTACCACACTTGGCACTGATGAATAACGCAATCGGCGCGACGATGTCCTCGAGACTGTTTCAGTCGATTCGTGAAGAGGAAGGCTTGGCCTATTCAATCTACTCTTACTACACGACATTCGCTGATCATGGCACCTTTACCATCTATGTCGGAACATCATCCGATACGTTAAAGCAAGTCGAAGTCATTCTCGAAAGAGAGTTAACCCGACTCGTCGAAGAAGGATTGACGGATGAAGAGGTGGATAAAGGCAAGCGGCAATTGAAAGGTTCTCTCGTGCTTGGAAACGAAAGCTCGAGCGCACGTATGAATCGCAATGGACGAAACTTGCTCTTACTTGACGAAGTTGAACCGATTGAACACGTGATTCAAAAAGTAGAACGCATCGAAGTCGAAGAGGTCAATGCATTGATTCGTGAAGTGCTTCAACAGCAACCAGCGAAATCATATGTCCTCCCGAACGAAGGGTGA
- the pnp gene encoding polyribonucleotide nucleotidyltransferase: MLGTKQVFSTEWGGRPLSVEVGQLAKQANGSALVRYGDTVVLATVTASKAPKDLDFFPLTVNYEEKLYSVGKIPGGFLRREGRPGENAILTSRLIDRPIRPLFPDGFRHDIQVMIYVMSNDPDCSAEMAGMLGTSIALSISDIPFDGPIAGATVGRVDGEFVVNPTTAQLEQTDLELQVAGTADAINMVEAGANEVPEDVMLESILFGHEEIKKLVAFQSEIVEAVGKPKFEYTVSKFDDALTEELEAARPEINAAVQVEEKHARDEAINEVIAKYVAAYEETLADEPAKLKEVSGILNKFVKDEVRRLITVDKVRPDGRRPEVIRPLASETGLLPRAHGVGLFTRGQTQVMSVATLGVIGDAQIIDGIGLEENKRFMHHYNFPPFSVGEARPVRAPGRREIGHGALGERALLPIIPKEADFPYTIRLVSEVLESNGSSSQASICGSTLALMDAGVPIKAPVAGIAMGLIMEGEHYTVLTDIQGLEDHLGDMDFKVAGTKDGITALQMDIKIAGITREILEEALEQARAGRLHILDHMLETLEAPRTQLSKYAPKIVTMTINPDKIRDVIGPGGKMINSIIDQTGVKIDIEQDGTVFIASTDQEGIDLAMSLIGDIVREVVVGEVFDATVRRIEKFGAFVELFKGKDALVHVSEFSLERVANVEDVVKLGDTIQVKVTEIDDKGRVNASHKALILEGLSPEEREAYEAKRKAARESRPPREGRPPRRDGDRRPPRSTN, translated from the coding sequence ATGTTAGGTACGAAACAAGTATTCTCTACAGAATGGGGCGGACGCCCATTGTCTGTAGAGGTCGGTCAACTTGCGAAGCAAGCAAACGGCTCAGCGCTCGTTCGCTATGGTGACACGGTCGTCCTTGCGACTGTAACAGCTTCAAAAGCACCAAAAGATTTAGACTTTTTCCCATTGACGGTCAACTATGAGGAGAAACTTTACTCGGTCGGTAAAATTCCAGGTGGATTCCTCCGCCGTGAAGGTCGTCCAGGTGAAAACGCGATTTTGACATCGCGTCTCATCGATCGTCCAATTCGTCCACTCTTCCCAGATGGATTCCGTCATGATATTCAAGTCATGATTTATGTCATGTCGAACGACCCGGATTGTTCAGCTGAAATGGCGGGAATGCTCGGTACGTCGATCGCACTCTCGATTTCAGACATCCCGTTCGATGGCCCGATTGCTGGAGCGACGGTCGGACGTGTTGACGGTGAGTTCGTCGTTAACCCGACGACAGCTCAGCTCGAACAGACGGACCTCGAACTCCAAGTCGCCGGAACGGCAGATGCGATCAACATGGTTGAAGCAGGCGCGAACGAAGTACCAGAAGACGTCATGCTCGAGTCAATTCTGTTCGGTCATGAAGAAATCAAGAAACTAGTTGCGTTCCAATCAGAGATCGTAGAGGCTGTTGGGAAACCGAAGTTCGAATACACGGTATCGAAATTTGATGACGCCTTAACAGAAGAACTCGAGGCGGCTCGTCCAGAAATCAACGCCGCGGTCCAAGTCGAAGAAAAACATGCACGTGACGAAGCAATCAATGAAGTGATCGCTAAATACGTAGCTGCCTATGAAGAGACGCTCGCCGATGAACCAGCCAAGTTGAAAGAAGTGTCTGGCATTTTGAACAAATTCGTTAAAGACGAAGTCCGCCGTTTGATTACGGTCGACAAAGTTCGTCCGGACGGTCGTCGCCCGGAAGTCATCCGCCCGCTCGCATCAGAAACTGGCTTATTGCCACGTGCACATGGTGTTGGTCTCTTCACACGCGGTCAAACGCAAGTCATGTCGGTGGCAACGCTTGGCGTGATTGGTGACGCACAAATCATCGACGGAATCGGTTTGGAAGAGAATAAGCGCTTTATGCACCACTATAACTTCCCGCCGTTCTCAGTCGGAGAAGCACGTCCGGTCCGCGCACCAGGTCGTCGAGAAATTGGTCACGGGGCACTCGGTGAACGAGCACTTCTACCGATTATTCCGAAAGAAGCAGACTTCCCGTACACGATTCGTCTCGTTTCGGAAGTACTCGAATCAAATGGCTCGAGTTCACAGGCGTCAATCTGTGGATCGACGCTCGCTTTGATGGATGCAGGTGTGCCAATCAAAGCGCCGGTCGCTGGAATCGCCATGGGTCTCATCATGGAAGGTGAACACTACACGGTCTTGACAGATATTCAAGGACTTGAAGATCACCTCGGCGATATGGACTTCAAAGTTGCTGGAACGAAAGACGGAATCACGGCTCTTCAAATGGATATTAAGATTGCGGGAATCACGCGCGAAATCTTAGAGGAAGCCCTTGAGCAGGCACGTGCTGGTCGTCTACACATTCTTGATCATATGCTTGAAACGTTAGAGGCACCACGTACGCAACTATCGAAATATGCACCGAAGATTGTGACGATGACAATCAATCCGGATAAAATCCGCGATGTCATTGGACCGGGTGGTAAAATGATCAACAGCATCATCGATCAAACTGGTGTCAAAATTGACATTGAACAAGATGGTACAGTATTCATCGCCTCGACCGACCAGGAAGGGATCGATCTTGCCATGTCATTGATTGGGGATATCGTTCGCGAAGTCGTCGTTGGGGAAGTATTCGACGCAACGGTTCGCCGCATCGAGAAGTTCGGCGCATTCGTCGAGCTCTTCAAAGGAAAAGATGCACTCGTACACGTTTCAGAGTTCAGCCTTGAGCGTGTTGCGAACGTCGAGGATGTGGTGAAACTCGGTGATACGATTCAAGTCAAAGTCACAGAAATCGATGATAAAGGTCGTGTCAACGCATCACATAAAGCGCTCATCTTAGAAGGATTGTCTCCTGAAGAGCGTGAGGCTTACGAAGCGAAACGGAAGGCTGCACGTGAAAGCCGTCCACCTCGCGAAGGCCGTCCGCCACGTCGTGACGGGGACCGTCGTCCACCGCGCTCGACAAATTAA